The Lonchura striata isolate bLonStr1 chromosome 7, bLonStr1.mat, whole genome shotgun sequence genome window below encodes:
- the NKX2-3 gene encoding homeobox protein Nkx-2.3 isoform X1, with protein sequence MMLPSPVTSTPFSVKDILNLEQQQDPHYGAQLPHHLEHHFHPAACLLAAADGARFSDGEEEEEEEKLSYLSPMAAPGSQADARISADSYVHAVLRSSCEAPGPGEELDPAVRDPSEYRCVLKKPLDAAEKAEETERPKQRSRRKPRVLFSQAQVFELERRFKQQRYLSAPEREHLASSLKLTSTQVKIWFQNRRYKCKRQRQDKSLELGGPAAPPPPRRVAVPVLVRDGKPCLGGSQGYSSAYNGPYSYNGFPAYGYGNAASYNPGYGCTYPAGTGGASMQAACSPAAAASPFVNVGGLGGFSGGGQPLHQPAAGPSCGQGALQGIRAW encoded by the exons ATGATGTTACCGAGTCCCGTCACCTCCACACCCTTCTCTGTCAAAGACATCCTCAACCTGGAGCAACAGCAGGACCCGCACTATGGGGCCCAGCTCCCGCACCACCTGGAGCACCACTTCcaccctgctgcctgcctgctggCCGCCGCCGACGGCGCCCGCTTCTCCGACggcgaggaggaagaggaggaggaaaagctctCCTACCTGAGCCCCATGGCAGCGCCCGGCAGCCAGGCGGACGCGCGGATCTCCGCCGACAGCTACGTTCATGCCGTGCTGCGTAGCTCCTGCGAGGCTCCCGGCCCGGGAGAAGAGCTGGACCCGGCGGTCCGAGATCCAAGTGAGTATCG CTGTGTTTTGAAGAAGCCGCTGGACGCAGCGGAGAAGGCGGAGGAGACGGAGAGGCCGAAGCAGCGGAGCCGGAGGAAGCCGCGCGTACTCTTCTCCCAGGCGCAGGTCTTCGAGCTGGAGCGTCGGTTCAAGCAGCAGCGTTACCTGTCGGCGCCCGAGCGGGAGCACCTGGCCAGCAGCCTCAAGCTCACCTCCACGCAGGTGAAGATCTGGTTCCAGAACCGGCGTTACAAGTGCAAGCGGCAGCGGCAGGACAAGTCGCTGGAGCtgggcggccccgcggccccgccgccgccgcgcaggGTGGCCGTGCCCGTGCTGGTCCGTGACGGCAAGCCGTGCCTCGGCGGGTCGCAGGGCTACAGCTCTGCGTACAACGGGCCCTACTCCTACAATGGCTTCCCCGCCTACGGCTACGGCAACGCTGCCTCCTACAACCCCGGCTACGGCTGCACCTACCCGGCGGGCACCGGCGGCGCGTCCATGCAAGCCGCCTGCAgcccggcggcggccgccagcCCCTTCGTGAACGTGGGCGGCCTCGGGGGTTTCAGCGGCGGCGGCCAGCCGCTGCACCAGCCGGCGGCGGGGCCTTCCTGTGGCCAGGGCGCACTGCAGGGCATTCGGGCCTGGTAG
- the NKX2-3 gene encoding homeobox protein Nkx-2.3 isoform X2, with protein MMLPSPVTSTPFSVKDILNLEQQQDPHYGAQLPHHLEHHFHPAACLLAAADGARFSDGEEEEEEEKLSYLSPMAAPGSQADARISADSYVHAVLRSSCEAPGPGEELDPAVRDPKSCVLKKPLDAAEKAEETERPKQRSRRKPRVLFSQAQVFELERRFKQQRYLSAPEREHLASSLKLTSTQVKIWFQNRRYKCKRQRQDKSLELGGPAAPPPPRRVAVPVLVRDGKPCLGGSQGYSSAYNGPYSYNGFPAYGYGNAASYNPGYGCTYPAGTGGASMQAACSPAAAASPFVNVGGLGGFSGGGQPLHQPAAGPSCGQGALQGIRAW; from the exons ATGATGTTACCGAGTCCCGTCACCTCCACACCCTTCTCTGTCAAAGACATCCTCAACCTGGAGCAACAGCAGGACCCGCACTATGGGGCCCAGCTCCCGCACCACCTGGAGCACCACTTCcaccctgctgcctgcctgctggCCGCCGCCGACGGCGCCCGCTTCTCCGACggcgaggaggaagaggaggaggaaaagctctCCTACCTGAGCCCCATGGCAGCGCCCGGCAGCCAGGCGGACGCGCGGATCTCCGCCGACAGCTACGTTCATGCCGTGCTGCGTAGCTCCTGCGAGGCTCCCGGCCCGGGAGAAGAGCTGGACCCGGCGGTCCGAGATCCAA AGAGCTGTGTTTTGAAGAAGCCGCTGGACGCAGCGGAGAAGGCGGAGGAGACGGAGAGGCCGAAGCAGCGGAGCCGGAGGAAGCCGCGCGTACTCTTCTCCCAGGCGCAGGTCTTCGAGCTGGAGCGTCGGTTCAAGCAGCAGCGTTACCTGTCGGCGCCCGAGCGGGAGCACCTGGCCAGCAGCCTCAAGCTCACCTCCACGCAGGTGAAGATCTGGTTCCAGAACCGGCGTTACAAGTGCAAGCGGCAGCGGCAGGACAAGTCGCTGGAGCtgggcggccccgcggccccgccgccgccgcgcaggGTGGCCGTGCCCGTGCTGGTCCGTGACGGCAAGCCGTGCCTCGGCGGGTCGCAGGGCTACAGCTCTGCGTACAACGGGCCCTACTCCTACAATGGCTTCCCCGCCTACGGCTACGGCAACGCTGCCTCCTACAACCCCGGCTACGGCTGCACCTACCCGGCGGGCACCGGCGGCGCGTCCATGCAAGCCGCCTGCAgcccggcggcggccgccagcCCCTTCGTGAACGTGGGCGGCCTCGGGGGTTTCAGCGGCGGCGGCCAGCCGCTGCACCAGCCGGCGGCGGGGCCTTCCTGTGGCCAGGGCGCACTGCAGGGCATTCGGGCCTGGTAG